In Halobacterium sp. R2-5, the following are encoded in one genomic region:
- a CDS encoding pro-sigmaK processing inhibitor BofA family protein, protein MPTMLEVGLLLLVLAALFGAYGVIRAVKPFVVNAVVGLVVILLAQWLGVQVAVSPLVLLVVALGGVPGAILVVLLATLGIAFAPGLLAVPLGV, encoded by the coding sequence ATGCCTACGATGCTGGAGGTCGGGCTTCTGCTGCTGGTGCTGGCGGCGTTGTTCGGCGCGTACGGTGTGATTCGCGCGGTGAAGCCGTTCGTCGTGAACGCCGTCGTGGGGCTGGTGGTGATTCTGCTCGCGCAGTGGCTGGGCGTGCAGGTGGCGGTGTCGCCGCTGGTGTTGCTGGTGGTGGCGCTCGGCGGGGTACCGGGCGCGATACTCGTGGTGTTGCTGGCGACGCTCGGGATAGCGTTCGCGCCGGGACTGCTCGCGGTTCCGCTGGGGGTGTGA
- a CDS encoding cupin domain-containing protein: MTASETASHVVRRASDVEYETVDAADGMRKGVLLDDSDGAPNFAMRRFVLESGASVPEHTNEVEHEQYVLAGEYTVGIEGETYEVSAGDSLLVPAGAVHWYENDGDEEGAFICVVPNGDDSIELVE; encoded by the coding sequence ATGACGGCTTCCGAGACAGCGAGCCACGTGGTCCGCCGCGCGAGCGACGTCGAGTACGAGACCGTCGACGCGGCCGACGGGATGCGGAAGGGCGTGCTGCTGGACGACTCCGACGGCGCGCCGAACTTCGCGATGCGGCGGTTCGTCCTCGAATCCGGCGCGAGCGTCCCCGAGCACACGAACGAGGTCGAACACGAGCAGTACGTCCTCGCGGGCGAGTACACGGTCGGCATCGAGGGCGAGACCTACGAGGTGAGCGCCGGCGACAGTCTCCTCGTCCCCGCGGGCGCCGTCCACTGGTACGAGAACGACGGCGACGAGGAGGGGGCGTTCATCTGCGTCGTCCCGAACGGCGACGACAGCATCGAACTCGTGGAGTGA
- a CDS encoding cbb3-type cytochrome c oxidase subunit I: protein MTLVGAAGLTALCVAAACLVLYAAWRASPSRGARGARSTTGPTRADGGERTNTNGPPEPDGGEPADSGYLLGTSESHKRGGVTRWLTTVDHKDIGLLYLAFAAVAFLWGGTDAMMMRTELYDPAVSVWDEHTYNALFTMHGLTMLFLFGTPALAGLGNYLLPLLIGADDMAFPRINAIAFWLLVPALVLMRAGLLSDVLGHVFVAGGLGALGEQLLALAPPATGWTFYTPLSVQIDLPTVSVVLLGLHLSGVATTMSAINFIATIFTEREVSWKNLDIFSWTMLTQSGLILFAFPLLGSALVMLLLDRNLGTTFFALEGGSPILWQHLFWFFGHPEVYILVLPPMGIVSLLIPKFAGRKLFGFKFVVYSTLAIGVLSFGVWAHHMFTTGIDPRLRASFMAVSIAIAVPSAVKVFNWITTMWNGRVRLAAPMLFCVGGVGTFIVGGVTGIFLAAIPVDLLLHDTYYVVGHFHFIIMGLISFAFFAATYYWYPLVVGKHPNHALAVAHFVLTTAGIVLAFGPMMIMGQEGLPRRYAAYPAEFAGLQQVATLGAVLIALGTVVWLFNLVQSYRMGDPVTTDDPWDLRERGDQRTAEWDELPYSRD from the coding sequence ATGACCCTGGTCGGTGCGGCCGGTCTGACAGCGCTCTGCGTCGCCGCCGCCTGTCTCGTGCTGTACGCCGCGTGGCGCGCCAGCCCGTCGCGGGGCGCGCGCGGCGCGCGGTCGACAACGGGCCCGACCCGTGCGGACGGCGGCGAGCGAACGAATACGAACGGCCCGCCGGAGCCAGACGGCGGCGAACCCGCGGACTCCGGCTACCTCCTCGGCACCTCCGAGTCCCACAAGCGCGGCGGCGTGACGCGCTGGCTCACCACCGTCGACCACAAGGACATCGGGCTGCTGTACCTCGCGTTCGCCGCGGTGGCGTTCCTCTGGGGCGGCACCGACGCGATGATGATGCGGACGGAGCTGTACGACCCCGCGGTCTCCGTCTGGGACGAACACACGTACAACGCGCTGTTCACGATGCACGGGCTCACGATGCTGTTCCTGTTCGGGACGCCCGCGCTCGCCGGCCTCGGGAACTACCTGCTGCCGCTGCTGATCGGCGCCGACGACATGGCGTTCCCGCGCATCAACGCCATCGCGTTCTGGCTGCTCGTGCCCGCGCTCGTGCTGATGCGCGCCGGGCTGCTCTCGGACGTCCTCGGTCACGTCTTCGTCGCGGGCGGTCTCGGAGCCCTCGGCGAACAGCTGCTCGCGCTCGCGCCGCCCGCCACCGGCTGGACGTTCTACACGCCGCTGTCCGTCCAGATCGACCTGCCGACGGTGAGCGTCGTCCTCCTGGGCTTGCACCTCTCCGGGGTCGCCACCACGATGTCCGCCATCAACTTCATCGCGACAATCTTCACCGAGCGCGAAGTGTCGTGGAAGAACCTCGACATCTTCTCGTGGACGATGCTCACCCAGTCCGGACTCATCCTGTTCGCGTTCCCGCTGCTCGGCAGCGCGCTCGTCATGCTGCTGCTCGACCGCAATCTGGGAACCACGTTCTTCGCGCTGGAGGGCGGCAGTCCGATTCTGTGGCAGCACCTGTTCTGGTTCTTCGGCCACCCCGAGGTGTACATCCTCGTGCTGCCGCCGATGGGCATCGTCAGCCTCCTGATTCCGAAGTTCGCGGGGCGGAAGCTGTTCGGGTTCAAGTTCGTCGTCTACTCCACGCTCGCGATCGGCGTCCTCTCGTTCGGCGTGTGGGCCCACCACATGTTCACCACCGGCATCGACCCCCGCCTCCGGGCGAGTTTCATGGCCGTCTCCATCGCCATCGCGGTGCCGTCGGCGGTGAAGGTGTTCAACTGGATCACCACCATGTGGAACGGCCGCGTCCGCCTCGCCGCCCCGATGCTGTTCTGCGTCGGCGGCGTCGGCACGTTCATCGTCGGCGGCGTCACCGGCATCTTCCTCGCCGCCATCCCCGTCGACTTACTGCTGCACGACACCTACTACGTCGTCGGCCACTTCCACTTCATCATCATGGGGCTCATCTCGTTCGCGTTCTTCGCCGCGACCTACTACTGGTACCCCCTCGTTGTCGGGAAACACCCGAACCACGCTCTCGCCGTCGCGCACTTCGTGCTCACCACGGCCGGCATCGTGCTCGCGTTCGGCCCGATGATGATTATGGGCCAGGAAGGACTGCCGCGGCGGTACGCCGCCTACCCCGCGGAGTTCGCCGGCCTCCAGCAGGTCGCGACGCTCGGCGCCGTCCTCATCGCACTCGGCACCGTCGTCTGGCTGTTCAACCTCGTGCAGTCCTACCGCATGGGCGACCCCGTCACGACGGACGACCCCTGGGACCTCCGCGAGCGCGGCGACCAGCGCACCGCCGAGTGGGACGAACTCCCCTACAGTCGGGACTGA
- a CDS encoding DEAD/DEAH box helicase: protein MSEQVQRVGTLFLHETGDDYLAVAQRDGERLFRAKLELTERDAGPRPGRFRVKTGGGEEPRSPDQFVDIARRADRIRISEQTSKAGREELREMLDAYQQDAKAVRTCRYCAGKGRYSPITSDTAIEADGEYICQDCAVRELERELSFNGGMTGAAQDRLEELLLEEQDLDRITGLLQGNLDPDLTKFDEVSATTDDVDLMPVSELDLHPGVKELFESRFDELLPVQSLSVEHGLLDGEDQLVVSATATGKTLVGEMAGLHRLLSGNGKMLFLVPLVALANQKHEDFEDEYGDLANVTIRVGSSRIRDDGHAFDPSADIIVGTYEGIDHALRTGKDLGDIGTVVIDEVHTLKEDERGHRLDGLISRLKYYCEQREQQYQDYGGAQWIYLSATVGNPGELARGMRANLVEFEERPIPIERHVTFAEGNEKPDIENKLVRREFDQESSKGYKGQTIIFTNSRRRCHEISRKLDYPSAAYHAGLDYGERKSVERRFGNQDLSAVVTTAALAAGVDFPASQVIFDTLAMGIEWLSVQEFEQMLGRAGRPDYHDRGKVYMLVEPDASYHASMEGTEEEIAFKLLKGEMEDVVTHYDETAAVEETLANVTVGGKAAKRLNDRMLGEVPTKHALGKLIEYEFVDGFEPTPLGRAVTTHFLEPGAAFTILDGVRKAKHPYEIVADIELRDDE from the coding sequence GTGTCTGAGCAGGTCCAGCGCGTGGGTACGTTGTTCCTCCACGAGACGGGGGACGACTACCTGGCGGTCGCTCAGCGGGACGGGGAGCGGCTGTTCCGCGCGAAACTGGAGTTGACGGAGCGGGACGCGGGGCCGCGGCCCGGCCGATTCCGCGTGAAGACCGGCGGGGGCGAGGAGCCGCGCAGCCCCGACCAGTTCGTGGACATCGCGCGGCGCGCGGACCGCATCCGCATCAGCGAGCAGACCTCGAAGGCGGGCCGCGAGGAGCTCCGGGAGATGCTGGACGCCTACCAGCAGGACGCGAAGGCGGTGCGGACGTGCCGGTACTGCGCGGGGAAGGGCCGGTACTCGCCGATCACCTCCGATACTGCCATCGAGGCTGACGGCGAGTACATCTGCCAGGACTGTGCGGTCCGCGAGCTGGAGCGCGAGCTGTCGTTCAACGGCGGCATGACGGGCGCGGCCCAGGACCGCCTCGAGGAACTACTGCTCGAAGAGCAGGACCTCGACCGCATCACGGGGCTCCTGCAGGGGAACCTCGACCCGGACCTCACGAAGTTCGACGAGGTGTCCGCGACGACCGACGACGTCGACCTGATGCCGGTGTCGGAGCTCGACCTCCACCCCGGCGTGAAGGAGCTGTTCGAGAGCCGCTTCGACGAGTTACTGCCCGTGCAGAGCCTCTCCGTCGAGCACGGGCTGCTCGACGGCGAGGACCAGCTCGTGGTGTCCGCGACGGCGACCGGGAAGACGCTCGTCGGGGAGATGGCGGGCCTCCACCGGCTGCTCTCCGGGAACGGGAAGATGCTGTTCCTCGTGCCGCTGGTGGCGCTCGCGAACCAGAAGCACGAGGACTTCGAGGACGAGTACGGCGACCTCGCGAACGTCACGATTCGGGTGGGCTCCTCGCGCATCCGGGACGACGGCCACGCGTTCGACCCCTCGGCGGACATCATCGTCGGGACGTACGAGGGCATCGACCACGCGCTCCGCACGGGGAAGGACCTCGGGGACATCGGGACGGTGGTCATCGACGAGGTGCACACGCTCAAGGAGGACGAGCGCGGCCACCGCCTCGACGGCCTCATCTCGCGACTGAAGTACTACTGCGAGCAGCGCGAGCAGCAGTACCAGGATTACGGCGGCGCGCAGTGGATCTACCTCTCGGCGACCGTCGGCAACCCCGGCGAGCTCGCGCGGGGGATGCGCGCGAACCTCGTGGAGTTCGAGGAGCGCCCGATTCCCATCGAGCGCCACGTCACGTTCGCCGAGGGCAACGAGAAGCCGGACATCGAGAACAAGCTGGTGCGCCGGGAGTTCGACCAGGAGTCCTCGAAGGGGTACAAGGGCCAGACCATCATCTTCACGAACTCCCGTAGGCGCTGCCACGAGATTTCGCGCAAGCTCGACTACCCCTCGGCGGCCTACCACGCGGGGCTGGACTACGGCGAGCGGAAATCCGTCGAGCGCCGCTTCGGGAACCAGGACCTCTCGGCCGTCGTGACGACCGCGGCGCTCGCGGCGGGCGTGGACTTCCCGGCGTCGCAGGTCATCTTCGACACGCTCGCGATGGGCATCGAGTGGCTCTCCGTCCAGGAGTTCGAGCAGATGCTCGGGCGCGCCGGCCGCCCCGACTACCACGACCGCGGGAAGGTGTACATGCTCGTCGAGCCGGACGCCTCCTACCACGCCTCCATGGAGGGCACCGAGGAGGAGATCGCGTTCAAACTCCTGAAGGGCGAGATGGAAGACGTCGTCACGCACTACGACGAGACCGCGGCCGTCGAGGAGACGCTCGCGAACGTCACGGTCGGCGGGAAGGCCGCCAAGCGACTGAACGACCGGATGCTCGGCGAGGTGCCGACCAAGCACGCGCTCGGGAAACTCATCGAGTACGAGTTCGTCGACGGCTTCGAGCCGACGCCGCTCGGGCGCGCGGTGACCACGCACTTCCTCGAACCCGGCGCCGCGTTCACGATTCTGGACGGCGTCCGCAAGGCCAAACACCCCTACGAGATCGTCGCGGACATCGAACTGCGCGACGACGAGTAG
- a CDS encoding DUF6789 family protein — protein sequence MDPVRRVIGGGVAGTIVMTVVLVIAEIEARFELGIGGAIAGYAGVADQPALGLLVFLLVGMVVFPLVFLKLEAPLSRVPGGGDPAIRGMAFSLPLWVVFILIGSPDLGSLRGALHLSFTLFAHLLYGFTLGAVYHSLEDV from the coding sequence ATGGATCCGGTTCGACGCGTTATCGGTGGCGGGGTCGCGGGCACGATCGTGATGACCGTGGTGCTGGTCATCGCGGAGATCGAGGCGCGCTTCGAGCTCGGCATCGGCGGGGCGATAGCGGGGTACGCGGGCGTCGCGGACCAGCCGGCGCTCGGGCTACTGGTCTTCCTGCTGGTGGGGATGGTCGTCTTCCCCCTCGTCTTCCTCAAACTGGAGGCGCCGCTGTCGCGGGTGCCGGGCGGCGGCGACCCGGCGATCCGCGGGATGGCGTTCAGCCTCCCGCTGTGGGTGGTGTTCATCCTCATCGGGTCGCCGGACCTGGGGTCGCTGCGGGGCGCGCTCCACCTCTCGTTCACGCTGTTCGCGCACCTGCTGTACGGGTTCACGCTCGGCGCGGTCTACCACTCCCTCGAGGACGTCTGA